The following proteins are co-located in the Halarcobacter sp. genome:
- a CDS encoding bifunctional proline dehydrogenase/L-glutamate gamma-semialdehyde dehydrogenase → MKNEETIIQSAIELAEKWQNRATQLVSDFDREFYVKMNKMLEHPKDKALLIELMDQSFRCDSYARVADQICFLLEKHGMAHFFTTKDRMLLWLFQNIGKHLPGLSVPMFIDQIREDTKTVVLKGEKEPFNKHLEMRKKEGTRININLIGEVVLGEEEAEERIEKYLEALKNPNIDYISIKISTIYSQINALNFNNTVDVLVKKLTRIYKQAKKYPYIAPDGTKSNKFINLDMEEYRDLAITVAVFKKTLEKEEFQDFYAGIVLQAYLPDSFNWQKDLCEWAKKRVENGGSPIKFRLVKGANMEMEETEASQKHWGMVTYTDKSDTDSNYKRMARYALLPENAPFMHIGTASHNLFELAFATQLAKENGTSDYHTLEMLEGMSEAARLAIREISKNVILYAPTAAKEQFTNAIAYLVRRLDENTGDDNFIRYSFGLKVGSADWNMQKDLFLKSFEHEKTSFVGAKRKQNRLTEKWEDYAITSYDTKEYHAEADTDFVLPANQEWAKTIVKKWKFSKDTNHDIKPIVVAGEEIVEDRKIMEAIDKSQLKENVLAGKFATANADDLKKAIETAKADVDGWRDLTHEQRHAVLKQVAIKVRERRDDLIGVAAAEVGKVFTETDVEVSEAVDFLEFYPYSAHYFEKYENLNFKGKGVGVVVPPWNFPVAIPLGGVAATLAAGNTAIIKPASVAALTAYEMCKCFWDAGISKNVLQFVPCPGALAGEHLIANKDVDFVILTGGEDTAASMLKTRPDLLLTAETGGKDATIVTSMADREQAVKNVCLSAFNNSGQKCSATSLLVLEEEVYNDESFKKALIDTAKSMSVGSVWDFKNRIGTLANPVSGNLEKAINSLEKNEKWLVAPEYAQENPYMLKPAIKWGVEEGNFIHKNELFGPVLAVMKAKDLKHAVDIVNSTGYGLTSGIESLDEREVEYWKANLKAGNLYVNRGTTGAIVLRQPFGGMGKSAIGAGRKVGIFNYITQFVEFEEVSTPKTTKKFNTDLTRFIQKAKQDSSNKEQFEMLEVAVQSYLENYENEFSKAKDYCEVRGEDNHFRYLPLKNVLIRVSTDDTIFEAVSRILAAKISGVHFRVSIDNNSEIKTFLETNKADLFSGRDTLVEEDDNKFMQSIPNYDRVIYSNISKVPACVFEKASESLTYIVRQKPMMEGRLELLNYFIEQSISHSFHRYGNIGARGIK, encoded by the coding sequence ATGAAAAATGAAGAAACTATTATTCAATCGGCAATTGAATTAGCAGAAAAATGGCAAAATAGAGCAACACAACTTGTAAGTGACTTTGACAGAGAGTTCTATGTAAAAATGAACAAAATGCTAGAACACCCAAAAGATAAAGCTCTTTTAATAGAGCTTATGGACCAATCATTTAGATGTGATTCTTATGCAAGGGTTGCAGACCAAATCTGCTTTTTATTAGAAAAACATGGAATGGCACATTTCTTTACAACTAAAGATAGAATGCTTTTATGGTTATTCCAAAATATAGGTAAACACCTACCTGGTTTATCAGTTCCTATGTTTATTGACCAAATTAGAGAGGATACAAAGACAGTTGTTTTAAAAGGTGAAAAAGAGCCTTTTAATAAACATCTTGAGATGAGAAAAAAAGAGGGAACAAGAATAAATATCAACCTTATTGGGGAAGTTGTTCTAGGTGAAGAGGAGGCAGAAGAGAGAATTGAAAAATATCTTGAAGCTTTAAAGAACCCAAATATTGATTATATCTCAATCAAAATTTCAACTATCTATTCTCAAATAAATGCACTGAATTTTAATAACACAGTAGATGTGTTAGTAAAAAAATTAACAAGAATTTACAAACAAGCAAAAAAATATCCATATATAGCTCCAGATGGGACAAAATCAAACAAATTTATTAACCTTGATATGGAAGAGTATAGGGATCTAGCTATTACAGTTGCTGTATTCAAGAAAACACTTGAAAAGGAAGAATTTCAAGATTTCTATGCAGGTATAGTTCTTCAAGCATATCTTCCAGATTCATTTAATTGGCAAAAAGACCTATGTGAATGGGCTAAAAAAAGAGTAGAAAATGGTGGAAGCCCTATTAAGTTTAGACTTGTAAAAGGTGCAAATATGGAGATGGAAGAAACAGAAGCATCTCAAAAACACTGGGGGATGGTTACTTATACAGATAAAAGTGATACTGACTCAAACTACAAAAGAATGGCAAGATATGCCCTACTTCCTGAAAATGCTCCTTTTATGCATATAGGAACAGCTTCACACAACCTATTTGAATTGGCTTTTGCTACACAATTAGCAAAAGAGAATGGTACAAGTGATTATCATACTTTAGAGATGCTTGAGGGTATGAGTGAAGCTGCAAGACTTGCAATTAGAGAGATCTCTAAAAATGTGATTCTTTATGCGCCAACAGCTGCAAAAGAGCAATTTACAAATGCAATTGCATATCTAGTTAGAAGACTTGATGAGAATACAGGTGATGATAACTTTATTAGATATTCATTTGGACTAAAAGTTGGAAGTGCTGATTGGAATATGCAAAAAGATTTATTCCTAAAATCATTTGAACATGAAAAAACATCTTTTGTTGGTGCTAAAAGAAAACAAAATAGACTTACTGAAAAATGGGAAGATTACGCAATTACTTCTTATGATACAAAAGAGTACCATGCTGAAGCAGATACAGATTTTGTCCTTCCAGCAAATCAAGAGTGGGCTAAAACTATTGTTAAAAAATGGAAGTTTTCAAAAGATACAAATCATGACATTAAACCAATTGTTGTTGCAGGTGAAGAGATTGTAGAAGATAGAAAAATAATGGAAGCTATTGATAAATCTCAGTTAAAAGAGAATGTACTAGCTGGTAAATTTGCAACTGCGAATGCTGATGACCTTAAAAAAGCAATAGAAACTGCAAAAGCTGATGTGGATGGGTGGAGAGATTTAACTCATGAACAAAGACATGCAGTATTAAAACAAGTTGCTATCAAAGTTAGAGAAAGAAGAGATGATTTAATAGGTGTTGCTGCTGCTGAAGTTGGAAAAGTATTTACTGAAACTGATGTTGAAGTTTCTGAAGCAGTTGACTTTTTAGAGTTTTATCCTTATTCAGCTCATTACTTTGAAAAATATGAAAACTTAAACTTTAAAGGAAAAGGTGTAGGAGTTGTTGTTCCACCTTGGAACTTCCCTGTTGCTATTCCATTAGGTGGAGTTGCTGCAACATTAGCTGCTGGAAACACTGCTATTATCAAACCAGCTTCAGTTGCTGCTCTTACAGCTTATGAGATGTGTAAATGTTTTTGGGATGCTGGTATTTCAAAAAATGTATTACAATTTGTTCCTTGTCCAGGTGCACTAGCTGGTGAACATTTAATTGCAAACAAAGATGTAGATTTTGTAATCCTAACTGGGGGAGAAGATACAGCTGCATCTATGTTAAAAACAAGACCTGATTTATTACTAACAGCTGAAACAGGTGGAAAAGATGCAACTATAGTAACTAGTATGGCAGATAGAGAACAAGCAGTTAAAAATGTATGTTTAAGTGCATTTAACAACTCAGGTCAAAAATGTTCAGCAACTTCTCTTTTAGTTTTAGAAGAGGAAGTTTATAATGATGAATCATTTAAAAAAGCTTTAATTGATACTGCAAAATCTATGAGTGTTGGTTCTGTTTGGGATTTTAAAAATAGAATTGGTACTTTAGCTAATCCAGTTTCAGGAAATCTTGAAAAAGCTATTAATAGTTTAGAAAAAAATGAAAAATGGTTAGTTGCACCTGAGTATGCCCAAGAGAATCCTTATATGTTAAAACCTGCAATTAAATGGGGTGTAGAGGAAGGAAATTTTATTCATAAGAATGAGCTTTTTGGTCCAGTTTTAGCTGTAATGAAAGCAAAAGACTTAAAACATGCAGTTGATATTGTAAACTCAACTGGATATGGATTAACTTCAGGGATTGAATCACTTGATGAAAGGGAAGTTGAATACTGGAAAGCAAACTTAAAAGCTGGAAACCTTTATGTAAATAGAGGAACAACTGGTGCAATCGTTCTGCGACAACCATTTGGTGGCATGGGTAAATCTGCAATTGGAGCAGGTAGAAAAGTTGGTATTTTCAACTATATAACTCAATTTGTTGAGTTTGAAGAGGTATCAACACCAAAAACTACAAAAAAATTCAATACTGACTTAACAAGATTTATCCAAAAAGCAAAACAAGATAGTTCAAATAAAGAGCAATTTGAGATGCTAGAAGTTGCAGTTCAATCTTATTTAGAAAATTATGAAAATGAGTTTTCTAAAGCAAAAGATTATTGTGAAGTAAGAGGTGAAGATAATCACTTTAGATATTTACCACTTAAAAATGTTTTAATTAGAGTTTCTACTGATGATACAATTTTTGAAGCAGTTTCAAGAATCTTAGCAGCAAAAATCTCTGGTGTTCATTTTAGAGTTTCTATTGATAATAATAGTGAAATAAAAACTTTCCTTGAAACAAATAAAGCTGATTTATTTAGTGGAAGAGATACTTTAGTTGAGGAAGATGATAATAAATTTATGCAATCGATTCCTAACTATGATAGAGTAATCTATTCAAATATTTCAAAAGTACCTGCTTGTGTATTTGAAAAAGCCTCTGAATCTTTAACTTATATTGTTAGACAAAAACCTATGATGGAAGGAAGACTTGAACTTCTAAACTATTTCATAGAACAATCAATCTCTCACTCATTTCACAGATATGGGAATATTGGTGCAAGAGGTATAAAATAA
- a CDS encoding FMN-binding glutamate synthase family protein yields METWLLILVWVAIFIFAWYVHDKYVQRKHQILVNYPIIGRLRFVFQEFREPFRQYFGDEKFYESMDKLDWVYSASRDKINFASFSPSQPLQKPKLMLKHTNIVLNDDEVENDFIVTFGETRKKPFISNSIIGRGPMSDGSISPEGTRAFVYGAKEGNFPINSGEGGLTSNFFVTHNNYSTKYMKEVKGNSFQENTFKLFKFLFNKPVAIDFYRKMIFYKNPEADTYVFNKEKECFYRPDWNVPIENFPEDVPEDMPDIILQISSGLYGVRTKDGKFDMERYKKQMRFCRMTEIKIAQGAKQTGGKLIAKKVTPAIAHYRNIEPYKDAFSPNRFPYAKTNEELFDFIAKLQEASGKPVGIKIVISDNENIEPIAKEIKRRVDLGLSYPDYISIDGGSGGSATAPLDMMERIGMDIRDAIYLVDKVLKKYKIRDKVKISASGKVLTPDDVIITLCIGADFIQIARGFMMSAGCIRARYCSGAGKHQCPVGLATQDIKKRKHYFVKKHSDYIKNYHNNILKSMKSLLAVMGLKNVNELDKSKLIFLDKDSIIYDNVESVFERRVFNNGENTDLKDIS; encoded by the coding sequence ATGGAAACTTGGCTTTTAATATTAGTTTGGGTAGCAATATTTATTTTTGCTTGGTATGTACATGATAAGTATGTTCAAAGAAAACATCAAATTTTGGTAAACTATCCAATTATAGGTAGATTAAGATTTGTTTTTCAAGAGTTTAGGGAACCCTTTAGACAATACTTTGGTGATGAAAAGTTTTATGAATCTATGGATAAACTTGATTGGGTTTATAGTGCTTCAAGAGACAAAATAAATTTTGCATCCTTTTCCCCTTCCCAACCTTTACAAAAACCAAAATTAATGTTAAAACATACAAATATAGTATTAAATGATGATGAAGTTGAAAATGACTTTATTGTAACCTTTGGTGAAACAAGAAAAAAACCTTTTATTTCAAATTCTATTATAGGAAGAGGTCCTATGAGTGATGGTTCAATATCACCAGAAGGAACACGTGCTTTTGTATATGGAGCAAAAGAAGGAAACTTTCCTATTAATTCAGGGGAAGGTGGATTAACTTCAAACTTTTTTGTTACACACAACAACTATAGCACAAAATATATGAAAGAGGTTAAAGGAAACTCTTTTCAAGAAAATACATTTAAACTATTTAAATTTCTATTTAATAAACCAGTAGCTATTGATTTTTATAGAAAAATGATTTTTTATAAAAACCCTGAAGCAGATACTTACGTATTTAATAAAGAAAAAGAGTGTTTTTATAGACCAGACTGGAATGTGCCAATAGAAAATTTTCCAGAAGATGTTCCAGAAGATATGCCAGATATAATTTTACAAATTAGTTCAGGTTTATATGGGGTTAGAACAAAAGATGGTAAGTTTGATATGGAAAGGTACAAAAAACAGATGCGTTTTTGTCGTATGACTGAAATAAAAATTGCACAAGGTGCAAAACAAACAGGTGGAAAACTAATTGCAAAAAAAGTAACCCCAGCTATTGCTCACTATAGAAATATTGAACCATATAAAGATGCTTTTTCTCCAAATAGATTCCCATATGCAAAAACAAATGAAGAACTATTTGATTTTATAGCAAAACTTCAAGAAGCTTCAGGAAAACCTGTTGGAATAAAAATTGTAATTTCAGATAATGAAAATATTGAACCAATAGCAAAAGAGATAAAAAGAAGAGTTGACTTAGGTTTATCTTATCCTGATTATATTTCTATTGATGGGGGAAGTGGAGGAAGTGCCACAGCACCACTTGATATGATGGAAAGAATAGGAATGGATATAAGAGATGCTATCTATTTAGTAGATAAAGTACTTAAAAAATATAAAATAAGAGACAAAGTTAAGATTTCAGCAAGTGGGAAAGTTTTAACTCCTGATGACGTTATTATTACATTATGTATTGGTGCAGATTTTATACAAATAGCAAGAGGATTTATGATGAGTGCAGGATGTATTAGAGCTAGATACTGCTCAGGAGCAGGCAAGCATCAATGCCCTGTAGGTTTAGCAACACAAGATATCAAAAAGAGAAAACATTATTTTGTAAAAAAACATTCAGACTATATTAAAAACTATCATAATAATATTTTAAAAAGTATGAAAAGTTTACTTGCAGTTATGGGATTAAAAAATGTTAATGAATTAGATAAAAGCAAATTAATATTTTTAGATAAAGATTCGATTATTTAT